A genomic region of Miscanthus floridulus cultivar M001 unplaced genomic scaffold, ASM1932011v1 os_2367_3, whole genome shotgun sequence contains the following coding sequences:
- the LOC136534912 gene encoding cysteine-rich receptor-like protein kinase 19: MADIVVRDLERIVKVALAIKKAVEMAKRNKEDCVKIGERAAEVSTHMKRLKENSKVMEDPSMSDTLKSMEETLERALMLVNECQRKHVVLRYFNASGMSKKLHQVQEDISYKLWNGVLATVIDTRIALEKQIQSAVDAPLHQHQQYAGQVETSQSSHSRTDQARSVLVNSEKGKTMVARVRRQQSELLSGVAQFSLSQLNDATNEFSEDCVVERGYYKGVLRDGLDVAIKKLSVSDDLQERRLQHELNIRAKLQHGNIVKLLGYCLNAQEEEKLYFLVEEYIPNVESLERIINVSRLDWPSCFKIIQGIAKGLHCLHKHHVLYMDLNPANILVCSDMNPVIIDFGSSIVLDGDDDKITGDAVAGTLGYVAPEKLMEAYASMMSDVFSFGIIIIEIITGRRVSPFVDLPEWGSVDEMITSVNGLFDPALADKSQLIKINRCREVGLKCIERDPKHRPTMADVLEMLSS, from the exons ATGGCTGATATTGTAGTCCGCGACTTGGAGAGGATTGTCAAAGTCGCGCTTGCCATCAAGAAGGCCGTGGAAATGGCTAAGCGGAATAAGGAGGATTGTGTTAAGATCGGTGAGCGTGCAGCTGAGGTCAGTACTCATATGAAGCGGCTGAAGGAGAATTCGAAAGTTATGGAGGACCCTTCGATGAGTGATACGCTCAAGAGTATGGAAGAGACCCTCGAACGTGCTCTCATGCTCGTCAACGAGTGCCAGAGGAAGCACGTCGTGCTCCGTTACTTCAATGCCAGTGGCATGTCAAAGAAGCTGCACCAGGTGCAGGAGGATATATCATATAAATTGTGGAATGGGGTCTTGGCCACCGTTATCGACACAAGGATTGCTTTGGAAAAGCAGATCCAATCTGCTGTTGATGCCCCTCTGCACCAACACCAACAG TATGCAGGGCAGGTGGAAACCTCACAAAGTAGTCATTCAAGAACCGATCAAGCTAG ATCTGTACTTGTGAACAGCGAGAAAGGAAAGACCATGGTAGCAAGAGTAAGAAGGCAGCAGTCTGAACTTTTGTCTG GTGTTGCTCAGTTCAGTTTGTCTCAATTGAACGATGCTACAAATGAATTTTCAGAAGACTGTGTGGTTGAAAGAGGCTACTACAAG GGTGTATTACGCGACGGACTTGACGTTGCCATCAAGAAGTTATCAGTCTCTGATGATCTTCAAGAGAGGCGCCTGCAGCATGAGCTTAATATTCGTGCAAAGCTTCAACATGGAAACATAGTTAAACTTCTGGGATATTGCCTCAATgcccaagaagaagaaaagctatACTTTTTGGTCGAAGAATACATACCAAATGTTGAAAGCTTGGAAAGGATTATTAATG TCTCTCGACTTGATTGGCCCTCCTGTTTCAAGATAATTCAGGGGATAGCAAAGGGCTTACATTGCTTACATAAGCATCACGTTCTGTATATGGATTTGAATCCAGCCAACATCCTCGTCTGTTCAGATATGAATCCTGTGATCATCGATTTTGGATCATCAATAGTGCtggatggtgatgatgataagaTCACTGGGGATGCCGTAGCAGGCACATT GGGTTATGTCGCTCCAGAAAAACTTATGGAAGCTTATGCATCAATGATGTCTGATGTGTTCTCTTTTGGAATCATCATCATTGAGATCATTACCGGCAGGAGAGTTTCACCTTTTGTTGATTTACCGGAATGG GGTTCAGTTGATGAGATGATTACATCAGTGAATGGGTTATTTGATCCGGCGCTAGCTGACAAGTCTCAGCTAATCAAGATTAACAGGTGCAGAGAGGTCGGACTGAAGTGCATTGAGCGGGATCCGAAACACCGGCCTACCATGGCGGATGTTCTTGAGATGCTAAGTAGCTAA